The Larus michahellis chromosome 12, bLarMic1.1, whole genome shotgun sequence genome contains a region encoding:
- the MRGBP gene encoding MRG/MORF4L-binding protein, giving the protein MGEAEGGSAGAVEKPPLPAAGPGTAAAVAAAVAAAAAAAAAAPEPGVPAEEAVVVWSPEVEVCLFHAMLGHKPVGVNRHFHMICIRDKFSQNIGRQISSKVIWDHLSTMYDMQALHESEILPFPNIEKNFALPDEMIQEVREGKVMIEEEVKEEIKEEMETHAGPEEVFAPSGSLGKTTEKPSSKEKEKTSSDSGSKEGSDKRKRNRVTEKVLNANSNPSSPSAAKRRRT; this is encoded by the exons ATGGGCGAGGCGGAGGGCGGCTCGGCGGGCGCTGTGGAGAAGCCGCCGTTgcccgcggccgggccggggacCGCCGCGGCCGTCGCTGCCGCCGTTgcagccgccgcggcggcggcggcggccgccccggagCCCGGCGTGCCGGCGGAGGAGGCGGTGGTGGTGTGGAGCCCTGAAGTGGAGGTTTGCCTCTTCCACGCCATGCTGGGCCACAAGCCCGTAG GTGTGAACCGCCATTTCCACATGATTTGTATCCGAGATAAATTCAGTCAGAATATTGGACGGCAGATTTCTTCCAAAGTGATTTGGGACCATCTGAGCACCATGTATGATATGCAAGCTCTT caCGAATCTGAAATTCTTCCGTTCCCTAACATAGAGAAGAATTTTGCTCTTCCTGATGAAATGATTCAAGAAGTGAGAGAAG GAAAAGTAATGATAGAAGAAGaagtgaaagaggaaataaaagaagagaTGGAAACGCATGCAGGGCCAGAAGAAG TTTTTGCACCCTCTGGAAGTttaggaaaaacaacagaaaagccaagcagcaaagagaaagagaaaacttcaTCAGATTCTGGGTCCAAAGAAGGATCTGATAAGAGGAAGCGCAACAGAGTCACTGAAAAGGTCTTAAACGCAAACAGCAATCCCTCCAGTCCCAGTGCTGCAAAACGACGCAGAACATAA
- the OGFR gene encoding LOW QUALITY PROTEIN: opioid growth factor receptor (The sequence of the model RefSeq protein was modified relative to this genomic sequence to represent the inferred CDS: deleted 1 base in 1 codon) has translation MAAWHGCWAEGGPAEDETGLWRYDSTWEEDDEEEEEEEEEDGGGEAEGAEAAGGEEPEDAAEQPVPSWAQGCRHAQPRWYTLWLKLLMFLFNTEDQRSNLSPLSRRVVEFSGRRNWNAAKDLQRYRRRYPGLIESENEEEEEMWNLSFYKNEICFLPHGLHIETLLESWWDNYEVLEENHSYIQWLFPLREHGMNLRARPLTCQEIQAFKKSKEVMQRFIRAYQLMLRFYGINLINEETGELKRAENWAKRFQNLNRFSHNNLRITRILKCLGEMGYEHYQVHLVKFFLTETLVKKTLPNVKISALDYFLFTIRSKRKRRELVHYAWQHFKPRGSFVWGPHDKLLKYRPRSARSQLHQQAEDKQETPGKKCDDSEEKDQNRSLEEQKAGGAGDAADSQPKVNDEDVKEKLSEYVSKGGKKCDDSVEKDQNWSLEEQKARDDADSQPKVNDEDVKEKLSECVSKGGDGDEEKEASLTQLEEKDLNSETEEVQATAENDCTKESKKRKLDANMADAKKSGQLKSPTDIENISRNLGECAIDAENPSSVLLLQAEEDQDTPKEEDASTKDSAGPETADAAVKRRKVNERTSRSKTFNLAINLNMGPSASNATVNPSVANAEAEKENVSEKNAAVEATSEKGGGDANGGATRAPVGSETDWTFSSERSPHQHHCNSAVLGGRSEVDGVEQQKKAENASEKEQAEVTGKKQVPESVEQSMASACPEDDTAEVATQKDKSSEHAAEPDEEQVAAE, from the exons ATGGCGGCCTGGCACGGCTGCTGGGCCGAGGGCGGCCCGGCGGAGGACGAGACGGGCTTATGGAGGTACGACTCCACCTGGGAGGAGGACgacgaagaggaggaggaggaggaggaggaggatggcggcgGCGAGGCGGAGGGAGCAGAGGCGGCAGGCGGGGAGGAGCCGGAGGATGCAGCGGAGCAGCCGGTGCCCAGCTGGGCGCAGGGCTGCCGGCACgcccag CCTAGGTGGTATACTTTATGGCTGAAGCTGCTAATGTTTTTATTCAATACTGAG GATCAAAGATCAAATTTGTCACCACTGTCTCGGAGGGTTGTTGAG TTCTCAGGCAGGCGCAACTGGAATGCGGCAAAAGACTTGCAGCGATACAGACGTCGTTACCCG GGTTTGATAGAATCAGAAaacgaggaggaagaagagatgtgGAACTTAagcttttataaaaatgaaatttgttttttaCCCCACG gtttGCATATTGAAACTCTGCTTGAATCTTGGTGGGACAACTATGAAGTTCTGGAAGAAAACCATTCTTACATACAGTG GCTATTCCCTTTGCGCGAACACGGGATGAACTTGCGTGCCAGACCGCTCACGTGTCAAGAAATCCAG GCCTTCAAGAAATCCAAGGAAGTTATGCAAAGGTTTATACGAGCGTATCAGCTCATGCTGAGATTTTATGGAATCAATCTGATCAATGAGGAAACTGGAGAACTTAAGAGAGCAGAGAATTGGGCTAAACGATTTCAAAACTTGAACCG gtttaGCCACAACAATTTGCGGATTACGAGAATCCTGAAGTGCCTGGGAGAGATGGGGTATGAACACTATCAAGTGCACTTGGTAAAGTTTTTCCTAACAGAAACCCTTGTTAAGAAGACATTACCAAATGTCAAGATAAGTGCCTTGGATTACTTCCTGTTCACCATCAGAAGCAAACGGAAGAGAAGAGAACTAGTCCACTACGCTTGGCAACACTTCAAACCTCGAGGCAGCTTCGTGTGGGGGCCGCACGACAAACTCCTGAAGTACAGGCCCCGCTCCGCCAGGTCACAGCTGCACCAACAGGCTGAGGATAAACAGGAAACTCCTGGTAAAAAATGTGATGATTCTGAGGAAAAGGATCAGAATCGGTCTCTAGAAGAACAGaaagctggaggtgctggagatgcTGCAGACTCGCAGCCTAAAGTGAACGATGAAGATGTAAAAGAGAAGTTAAGTGAATATGTTTCAAAGGGAGGTAAAAAATGTGATGATTCTGTGGAAAAGGATCAGAACTGGTCTCTAGAAGAACAGAAAGCTAGAGATGACGCAGACTCGCAGCCTAAAGTGAACGATGAAGATGTAAAAGAGAAGTTAAGTGAATGTGTTTCAAAGGGAGGGGATGGTGATGAGGAGAAAGAAGCTTCACTTAcccagctggaggagaaggatTTAAACAGTGAGACTGAAGAAGTGCAGGCTACAGCAGAGAATGACTGCACAAAGGAGAGCAAGAAGAGAAAACTGGATGCAAATATGGCAGACGCTAAAAAGAGTGGACAGCTGAAAAGCCCTACTGATATTGAAAACATTTCCCGTAATCTGGGAGAATGTGCGATTGATGCAGAAAACCCCTCCTCAGTTCTGCTCTTACAAGCAGAAGAGGACCAGGACACACCGAAAGAAGAGGATGCAAGCACCAAAGACTCGGCAGGGCCAGAGACCGCTGATGCAGCTGTAAAACGGAGGAAAGTCAATGAAAGAACATCGAGAAGCAAAACGTTCAACTTGGCCATAAACCTGAACATGGGGCCCTCTGCCTCTAATGCCACGGTAAATCCATCCGTTGCAAACGCtgaggctgaaaaagaaaatgtcagtgagAAAAATGCAGCTGTGGAAGCGACAAGTGAGAAGGGGGGTGGTGACGCAAATGGTGGGGCTACGAGAGCCCCAGTTGGTTCCGAGACTGACTGGACT TTCTCCAGTGAGAGATCTCCACATCAGCACCACTGCAACAGCGCAGTCCTTGGAGGCAGAAGTGAGGTAGATGGGGTAGAAcagcagaaaaaggcagaaaatgcaagtgaaaaagagcaagcagaagtCACAGGCAAAAAACAAGTTCCAGAAAGCGTTGAGCAGAGCATGGCATCCGCTTGCCCTGAAGACGACACTGCCGAGGTTGCAACGCAAAAAGACAAAAGCTCTGAGCACGCGGCAGAACCTGATGAAGAGCAGGTAGCAGCAGAGTGA